The Candidatus Zixiibacteriota bacterium region TGAAAACCGCTATTGGATACTGAATGTATTGCTCCAACTGAATAACCGGGTACAGCAATTCACGAAAGGTAACCCCGGCGTATTCGATCCCGGTGTAGTCTATACCGGTTTGGGCGAAAGCGTAGGTTACGACCCAACCCAGGATGGTTCCCAGCAGGCAACTCACCGCGGCCAGGGCACCGGCTTCGAAAACCACAAGCCGTCCCATAACGAACGGACGAGTGCCTACCGCACGCATGACGCCGAATTCAAACATGCGCTCATACAGCGACATGAACAGCGTGTTGACGATGCCCAGCGCCACCACTGAAAAGAGTATGATACCCACCAGGAGAATACTGAAATCGGAAAACTCGAAGACCATCTTCAGTTGCGGCAGCAATGTCGCCCAGCCGACCGCCTCGTTACCATTTTTTGAGTACTTTTCCCAAAACGAGTCCAAATCTGCGCCGCCCGATCCATCGACAAATTTGAGAGCGATCTCATGAATGTCACCCTCAAGATTCAGCATTCGCTGTGCCACATTCAGCCGGGTGAACACCATGGCCCGATCCATAGCATCTATGTTAAAGTGAAAGATACCCGTAACCCGAAACATCTCCTGCGCCAGATCACCGCCGTGCGCTTGTGACGTGGTCAGTACCACGCGGTCGCCCAGGGAGACTTCCATTAGTTCGGCCAATTTGTCGCCGATGACCAATTCACGACGACCGTCCGGTGTCAGATAGGTTCCTTCGACGACGGCTTCGTCTATCTGTGACAGTCCCGGCTCTGTGTTCGGGTCGATGCCCACCATGCTGACTCCGGTGACATTGGCCGGTGATGAGATCATGGCGTAGGATAACAGGCGGGGCGTAAACCGCGCCACGATCGGTTCCTCGGACAGATTTGTCATGACCGACGCTGCATCAATCACACAGCTTTCCATTTCAAAGCTCGACCGGAAACCCTCACCATGAATCTGTCCCTCGCCCATGAACGATGCCGTGGCCGAGTGAAGCATGTTTTCTTCCATGCCCAGACTGATAGCATCGACCAGTATCAGCGACGCCAGGCCGATGCCGATGGCGGTGCCTGCGATAAACGTGCGGCGTTTATTGCGAAAGATGTTACGCCAGGCCAGTTTCAGATACAAGCGCACGACTTGTTCCTCCTACTCGCTTCTCATGGCTTTAGCCGGTGCTGTTCGAGCCGCCATACCGGCCGGAAAGATCGATGTAACCATCGCCGACAAAAAAACCGTTACGGCCGGGATTACGAAACTGCGAACGTTCACGATTGTAAACATGCGATCAAAAACGATTCCTCCAAAAGTGAGCGGTGTCGGCAGAGGTATCCCTTCGATTGACAAAAAGTAGTTTACACCGTATGCTATCCCACTTCCGATGATCACACTTACCACCGCCATCACCAGCACTTCGTAAATCACCATCTGCACCACCTGTCCCCCGGCGGTGCCGACCGCCCGCAGAACACCGTACTCACGAGTCCGTTCAAGAACCGTCATCAGGACGGTGTTAAGTACGCCGACCGATACGACCAGAATGATCACGAACAACGAAATCCAGGTCCCTTTCTGGTCCGCCTGCATAGCCGTATAGAACGACTTGGCAAACACCTGCCAGGTGGCCACGTCCAACTCCGGTCGATCAATACTCTCCGCAATAACCACCGCGACTTCGTCCAGGCCGTCCAAATCCTCTACCACGACCGCTATTTCATGGGCCCGGTTCTCAAGCACCAATAGCTCCTGAGCATCTTCTATGTGCAAGTACAACGATGTCCGGTCGGTGATGGCATCGCCGCTTTCGGTCAGACCGACAATTTGATAGAGATCGTTGGCGATAGAACCGTCGGCCGCTTGCGATACGATGACAACCTCGTCACCGATACCGGCCTTCAACGTTTGAGCCAAGGCCTCGGACAGAAGAGCCTGGTGCGACGGTACCTTGGCCAGGCTCTTTCCTTTTGTGACTTTACGGTCGAAGCTGGTGGCGCTGTTTTCACGGACTGGGTCGACTCCGATGATCTTCACTCCGGAGCTCTTTCCGGCAACCGAGGCCAGCCCGCTTGAGAAAAGACGGGGTGTCCAGAACTGTACGTTTTCTGCCTGTTCGAATGCCGCGCCGAGCGACTCGTAATCATCGATTGTCTGATACAAGGTAGGACGGTCGAGGTATCCCTGGCGGTGGATCTGGATGTGACCCATCTCATGACGAGTGAACATGTTGATAACATAGTCATAGCTGCCGTCCGACCAGGCAATCGACACTGAGGCCAAAACAAAACCACCGAGCATGGTCAACACGGTCAGTGTCGTTCGGCGCTTTTGGCGCAGGCAGTTTCGGAAGGCTATCTTAAAGATCAGCACGGCGTGTCCACTTCAGTTGGGATTGCGAAGGTCTCTCAACGAAAACCGGGCGCTGTCCAATTCCAGATCAAGTTCCAGTTCGAGATACCTGATCACCGTCTTGTGCCCCTCCTTGCTCTGAGGTACCATCTCCATTACCGATGGAATCCGGCGTCCCGAAAAAGTGCGTATTTCAGAGAAGTTTTCTGTTCTCATCAATCGTCCGCTTTCATCGTAGTAACGTTGCCAGACCGGCAGGTATTCCTTGCGCGTGGCTGCGATGACGATATTTCCCCATACTATAGGCAGGTCCTCGCGAGGCACACAGTTGATATAGATCAAGTCCTCGCGGGCGCTGTCCGGCGTGACCAGTTCATAGCTGTAATCCTCGAACAACGAAAACTCCTGCACCAGGTCGTCGTTGGTAAAATCAGAACCCATCCATGAACTCATCATCATAGAAGGAGGCACCTTTATGACCTTGTTGGTCTTGGGTAGATAGTTCCACATCTCGTTATCGACTCTGAGTGTCCCCACCCCTTTTTCCTTTTTGGGTGAGTTGATGCGTATCAAGGTTCTTTCGGTGCCGAGACTCCAGGCTTCCATCTTCAGGGTTCGTTGCCAATGCGGCGTGACAATCTCCATCTCGAAGACGGCGCGGCTTGATTCAGACCGGTACAATTGATCTATCTCCTCGATGATCCTTCTGACCTCGGCGTCGGTAGTGGGCGTCACTTCGGCTGAAGCAGTTATCGCAATGGTCGAGGCGACGATCAAGACGGTAATCATGTTTTTTGCGTGCGTCACTTCAGTATTCCCTCCAAGAACATCCGGCTGATTTTCTGCGGCAGGCTGCGGCTGTTGATTTTGATAAGACCCATCACCGATTGAAGCCAGAGCCCGTCCAGGAGCGCCAGTAACATATTAGCGGCCAGTTTAGGGTCCACCGGTCTGAAGACACCTTTTTTGATCCCTTCGCGAATCATGCCGCCCACCTCGTCGATTACGTGCGAGTAGCCTTCGCTGCCGCCGGACATGAGCGGCTGGCCTTTATGCGAACGAACACTGGCCGCCCAAAAATCAAACAAGATGTCCAGGCTTTCACGATTCTTCACAAAGAACTCAAAACTGGCCTTGACCATGACCTCCAGTTTGGTCACGGGATCAACAATGCCGGCCAGGCGGGCACGCAGAAAAACGTCGTAATCGTCCAGAAAGAGATCAAAACAACCTGAGACCAGGTCCTCCTTGTCGGTGAAATACTCGTAGAGCGTTCCCTTGCCGACACCGGCTGAGTTGGCAATGTCGATCATCTTGAAATTGTGTACGCCGCGTCGGGCGCAGACGGCCATGGCACTTCTGAGAATCTCTATTCGTTTGGCCGGTTTGTCGACAACTTTGGGACTCATTCTGTCTGTCTCTCCAATACTGACCGGTCGGTCAAGTTTATATTAATAGTACGCCGATGTCCACGAATTGTTCACCAGTTTTTTGGGAAAACACCACCCCCAAGCAAGGCTTGAGGGTGCCACCCGATTCTCTCTGAGTCATTGCGAGCGAATCCCGCGTGTCGCTGCGGGTGGCCGTCTCAAACCTTGTTTGGGACGGGTTACGGCACAAAAGGCCCATCCTTCGACTCCGCTCAGGATGAGGTGGGAAAGTTGTAGCGTGGGTCCGCCTTCGGACCGGCCGAGGGTAGACGAGGACGTCTGCCACCCCCATGCGGTTTTCTTCGTAGGTCGGGACCCCTTGTGGTCCCGACAATTCTATGCGTGGCTGGCAGATGTCCACATCTGCCATGATTTCATCCTTCGACTCCGCTCAGGATGAGGTGGGAAAGAGGCTCAGCACGAGGTGGGAAAGAGGCTCAGCACGAGGTGGGAAATGCGCGAAGCGCAAGAGGGCCATTTATGGCTGATTTATCACTCAGTTGTGGCAGGTGCAGCCTTCGGGGCCGGTCACTGGGGCGCAGTTGCAGGCGAAACTCATCCGGTCGATATCGGTGCGGTGTTCCGGAGCCGGAGCTCTTACAACCGGCGGCGGCTCGATTGTGCAACTGGGCGTGGAGTCTTCACCGCTAGAGTCTGACGTTTCCTGGGGCTCGGCACCGAGGTAGCTCGCGCTGAACGATTTGAGCTTCTTCACGATGCCGTCATCACCGGGGTACTGTTCGGCGGCATCTCCTTTGTTGGTGTAGACGAGAGCGCCGTTTGCCTGCACCTCAAGTATACCGCCACTTCCTTCGATGAGGTCGGCTTCGAGACCCATCTGCTTCTTAATCGCGGCCGCCAAACTGGTGGCCTTGGGCAGATAGTTTCATTCCCCGCAGTATTCGATGCTGACTTGCAGGACGACTTGCTTATCTGATACTCTGCTCATTTGCTATCCAATCTCTTCTGGACCTGCTTTGCTTGCGCATCTGACAGGTAGTAACAACACGAACTTTTGCTTCGGGCCTATAACAAGACTGAGACTGTAGGGTTTCCGAAAATCGTGAAGTTGTGATTAGAATATACAGAGTATTGAGAAAGGCGTGTTCCGCGTCATTGCGAGCGATCCCCGCCGCAGGCGGGGCGGAGAAGCGCGGCAATCTCATGCCTCGACTCCGCCCGGCATGACACGTGTACAACGAATTGAGATTGCCGCGGCCACGCGAAGCGCGTGGCCTCGCAATGACGCGCTCGGGGGGAATACGTGAAGCCAACTGGGGGCATCGTCGGAATGCCGGTTTGCTCAGATTTCGAGCAGGCCGGTGGGGCCCATCAGTTCGGCGAATGACCTTAACATATTCTGATCATACGCCCCTTTGAGCGAGAACATGATTTTCAGACAGGGGAAACTGTCGACAGCTTTCTGATAGACCCGCTCGGTGGTCATGGCATCGAAAGTGTCGGCGATAGCTACGATCCGTGAGAAGACGTGCATCTCGGTGAGGCTGATCCCGGAGGGATAACCTGAGCGGTCACCTCGCTCGTGATGCTGCAACACCGGGTGGATTGCGCTGGCCGGAAGGTTGTTATCATCTTCGAGGATATCAACGCCCCATCGGGGGTGCTTTTTCATGATCTCGAACTCGTAGGGACTCAGAGCCGAGCGTTTGTTGATTATCCGTTCGGAAATCTTCGATTTTCCCAGGTCATGCAACAGCGCTCCCACGCCCAATTCGTGCAGGAACTGTTCGTCGCGTTTACCCATTTGTTGGGCCAGGGCCAGCGAAAAAGTGCAGACATTGACCGAGTGGGTGTAGGTATAGTAATCGAACGACGTGATTTTCAACAGGTTGTGAAAGGCTTCCTGTCCGCGCAAAATATATCCGACGGTGGTGTTGACCAAATCCTGCGACCTCTGCACGTTGTCGCCGTAGGTGGGATTGGCGAAGATATCTTTGACCAACCCCTTGGAGGTCTCATACAGGATGTTGGCCTTTTTCGTCTCGGGTATGGCCGGGTCGACCAGCACCTTGTCCAGATTCTGCTCGATATAGCGCTGGTAATGCTCTTTGTTCTCACCTTTGACATAGAGCCGATCGACATTGTTTTCCATCAGCCGTTGGCGCGTACGGTCGGTGAATGGAAGGTCGGCTGATCGATAGAGCACCAGGCCGGTGTTGACTTTCAGGTAGAGGTCAAAATCCAAAATCGAATCGACTCGCAGGCAGTCCAGGTAGATTGGGATAAACTTCTGGTCATCCTTATCGGTGGCCGGCCAGGCGGTGGGGGCTGATAGTTTTGGTTCCGACACAGGCTTAATTCCTCAGAAACGTTCAAAAACTGCGTTCAGTTGATTATCGGCAAAAGGCGCTGGTAGGTTAAAAAAAACCTCCGGCCGAAGCCGGAGGTTACCAAGGAGAGTATATGGAGACGTAAGGGTTTTCTATGAACCGTAGTTGCGAACCATCCCCAACACCGAGTTGAGAGAATTGGTGATATTGGTCAATATCTTCGAGTACTTCTTAAGCAGTTCCGAATACTGCCAGCGCATACGGAAAGCTTTCTCCGGAAAATCGAACAGTTCCAAAAGCGTGGCTTTGTATATTTCATCGATATACTGAATTACGTAGTATGGAAACTCCGGCACATTGGCGTCGCGGACCTCACCCTTGCCGAGACGGTCACGGTAGACTTCGACTTTTTCAAGCATGACAGTACCAAAGCACCAGGGAGTCATAACGACGCCCAGATTGGAACCGTCGGTGTAGAACCGACGTACCGACTGCAAAACCAGGTCGACAATCACACCTCTGGCTCGGTAGTAAGCCAGCGTTTCAACACTATCGGGGGCGGTGGCGGCGATTTTTTCGTCCAGGCTCGCCCGCTCTTCAAGACAGCGCGAGTAGACCATGCCCAGGAACCGGTAGTAGTCTTCGAAATAGACTTTGGTGTTCTCAGACAGAGACATCAGGAAAAACCCGACATCATCTTTGCGAATCCGCGATTCCTTGGTGTCGGCCAGCTTATCGTCGGTGAATCCTCGTTGAAATTTGGCGTCAAGCATCTACACTCCTTTGTCGTTCGCGTCTCTGGAGCCTGTTTGAGCATAGGCTGTGCCGATGGCGTGAAATTCGATGACGGTGCCCACTCGTCGATATTATCTAATTGCGGCGCTGTCGGTTTGGAGGACGTCGGCGGAGTTGTGGATAGCCGATTGGCGCAATATCCAGGCTGTGCAATCATGCAGGCCAGCGTCGATCTTTGCAGGTGGATTCACGGTTGTGTAACTTTGTGCAGAGCGGTAGTGACTGTGCTGCTCAAGAGTTGAACAGGGGCGGGGTCGCCCAAGACCACAGATATCCCACCCGGTGCGAAACGCTCTGGGTGGGGTACCGTGTTTGAGGCGGCCACCCGTCACAGATATCCCACCCGGCGCGGAACGCTCTGGGTGGGGTACCGTGTATCCCACCCCAAACAAGGTTTGAGGAGGCCACCCGTTCGTTGATGGCGCGATCGCAGTTGTAGGGCGGGTCCGTCTTCGAACCCGCCATTTGTGTCAGGAGCACAGGGCTCCTGCCCTACTAAACACTAAATGGCTTCGAGGTCGTCCGGCTCGATAGTGTATGGATGGTCTACGTCGCCGGTGTTGCGGGTACTCACAGGCTCGAAAAGCAAAACTTCGCACAATTCATCCGCGACCGGCCGGTGCCGAACCTGGCGCGGGACAATAACCAACTCCCCCGCGGTCAGTTCAATCGATTTATCTTCCAGTTCGAGTTTCATGGAGCCGTGCAGCACCAGAAAAAGTTCATCCTGTTCATCATGCTGATGCCACACATACTCGCCGACGAACTTCACCACTTTGACATACTGGTCGTTTAGTTCGCCGACAATTTTAGGGACCCAGGTTTCGTCGAATGAGGCCAGACGTTCGGCTAAGTTTATACTCTTGATTTCATGATGCATAGTTACGGACAAGGGGGCGGCGTCGGCCCTGAGTTAAACATGAAGTCAACCAGATATACCAGGTCACCGATATCTGTCACTTCGCCTGAGTCGCCGTCGATATCGCCTTCGATGGGACAACCCGGTCCGGGCCCACCGTTGAACATGAAGTCGACTACGCACACCAGATCAGAGATGTCGACCAATCCCTTGGTGCCGTGATCGAAATCACCACGCAAAGCGCAGCAGCAGGCATCACCGACACCATCCATATCGGTGTCCATCTGGTCGTCGTTAAACACGTCGGGGCAGTTGTCTTCATCGCACATGTTTTCCGGATGGCCGGCATCGCCGAATCCATCGCCGTCGGTGTCGACACAGACATAAGACAGACCCTGATAGGTCATCGAGGGATCGCCATACAGGTTGTAACAAAACAGGTCGTGGTAGTGGGCGACATGATCACCCATGAAATTGGCGTAGTACAACTCTCCAGTGGCGCCGAGCGCCTCACCCACTTTGAGACCTTCGTTCAACAGATAATGATAGTAGTAGTAGTTCATTGTTGCTACCAGACCATCGTCTTTGTCGGCCCATCCGCCAATGGCATAGGCCACCCGACTGGAACCAAGGAAGCCGACGGCGCCACTGAGCATCAGCGCCCGACCGAGGCCGACATACTCCGGCACACCGGTATTGCAAGCGGTCGACCATACGATCCCGGCATAATTGTTGTCCAGAGCCAAGGCTTCACTGTTTGAAATGAAATACTCACTGTACAACTCGGGTGGTTCGTACTCGGGGACACCGTCGCCGTCATCCCAGCCCCAAACGGTGCGCCAGCAAGCGCCATAACTTCCATGGCCGCCCCAACTGACGACACCGTACTGCCCGGTCGACCAATCATTGACAACATTGGCTGAGGTCAGAGGAAAGTCGCACGGGAAGTACGAAGTATCCACCCCGGACTTTTCATACATAAGGGTGGTTGTCCAGGTTGAGACTATATCGTTTTTGATGAACTCGGACAGGTCGGCAAAGTCGGTACGGGGGTATAGCGGATTATGATTCTGACCCTCAAACCAGGCGAATGCACCCATCAGAAGAGCACGATTTTTCCAGACGCCGGTGTCGTTTTCGAAGTTGACCAGTTTCTGAAGTATGCTATCCATCTGCCCGGCTTGATTCCAGGGGATACGTCCCACATAAACTTCGGGGACAAAGTCGACATTGTCCTGGCCGTACTCACCGTGATAGCCGTCACCGTCGGAATCCCAGTCGCCGCTCAGGTCGGCATAGTACATGTCGGTCGGCATGCAGAAATCAGGGTCATGGCCGTGGTTGGCGCTATCCGGGTAGCAGATGCGCATCGGCACAACATCAAAGTTGCCGGCCAGCATGACATACTCGATCCCCCACTGGGCATATTTGTCGATGAGAAAGTTTCTGACTTGTTCGGCGTTGTCTGCGCCCGAGTAGTTGTCATATATCCATGTTGTCGTGACCACGTTAACACTGAAACCGATTTGCTCTTTCCAGGCGACAAATGCATCCAGGGTTGAGACCAATTCGTCGGAGGTTATTATTACGAGGTCGTACAACTCGGTAGGCATGTCGCCTTGCTTATCGACATGATACCATTGTTTTGCATGGTCATAGTTTACGAGCAACCGCGAGGCTCGCGCCTCGGCCTTGGCATCGACGATCGGTCGGGCCGAGCCTGTCAGGTCGTAATCAATGGAAACAGTTAGCGAAGGGGTGTATGTCAGGCGTCCGGACAGCGGGTTGTAGGTGAACGGACAGAACCTGACTTTTGCAAACCGGTACTGCCTGAGAGCGCCCTCCCCGAGGTAATCGCCGATCCGGCCGGGGTAGGTATTATCCGAAGTGTAGACTTGATCGCGCGTGCTCTGCCACTGTTGGAGTGACTCGCTTTGTTTTGTGGGGTCGGCACTGGGAACCATTATTGGCGGTGTGGCCGCAACCCTGAACGTTCCCGGCAACCCTACCGTGCTATGGGCCTGTGTCGCCACTGATACCACCGACGCACCCGGCGGCAGGGCAATCATGAAAGTCCTGGCCGGCAGCTTGGGTGTGCCGGGTGTCAGAAGATACCCAAATCCTTCAACATCGATTGTATGGTGACCGTCGCCCGCCTGTCTGACCAGATAATCACCGGCTTCGATTGTGACGGTCAGATTACCTGCATCGACTGACCCGGAGAGCAAGACCACTAGTAGTCCGGTGAGTAAAACAGCGCAGAAACTCACGGGGGTTGGATACCTTTTCATCGCTACACCTCATCGTCTGAAATTGTCTTCTCACCAATATAGCCAATCTGGACGATGCGGTCAATCAATACTGCGCCACCGAACGAACGGACCCGGCCGAGAGGGTTCGGGGGACCTAGTCGAGGAAGTCGAAACCCGTCATTCGATCCTTACCAGACTTAGAGGCGGTCGCCCGGTTGACTTGTGGAGGGCTATTGGCTATACTGTCCGGCGCATCGATGTCAAACCGGAGGTACCTGGCAAACAAGATGAATCGGTTTTTCGATTTCACCCACAGACAGATAACTTTTGTAGCCCTCCTCAGTGGAACCGCGCTGGTACTGGGTGGCTACCTGTTTATACGGACCCATGCCTGGCCGACGGGCGACACGCCTCGCCTGCCGGTGATAGTATCTGATGGATCATCTGTGTACACGGGAACGTTCGTGCTGGACCCAAATACTGCGCCGGTCGATTCATTGGAGCTTATACCTCGGGTTGGTCCTTCGATGGCCGACGCGATTGTTATGTGTCGTGATACGCTGAGATTCGAAAGTTTAGAGGATCTCCTCAACGTCCACGGTATCGGAGAGAAAACACTGGAGCACATACGGCCCTACTTGAAAGTGGTGGCACCATGAACGACCCATCGGTACAGGTCGGGATTGATGATCGCGGTCATTACTTCTATGTGGCGCGAGTGCGCCACGAGCCGGGTCGCTCCCGAGTCGAAGCCCTGGCCCGCTTCGATCGCTCCCTGATCCGCAGCCACCAGTTGTTGGAGAGTGGCCAGTTGGTTTTTTCCGTAGCCGACGATATGGTAGCGGTTAACGAGGTCAGTCTGCCGAGCAGAGAGTCGGACCGGCCGGCCGAGGTGATCGAGTTTGAACATACTCAGTCACTGATCGAAGATGGGCTGTCCTACTTCTTCGATGCCATTCAGGTGGGTGCAGATTCCAAACGCTGCCTGGCCCTCAAGGTCAGACAAACCCATCTGAGCAACATGATTCAACCGTTCACTCAGGTGACGGGAGGCGATACATCCAGAGTGAGATTTACTTTGCGGGCTGAGGCGCTCGGGCAGGGATTCATTCATTACGCACCGACTGAGTATGGAGACTTTGCCTGCCTGATCGATTTCAACGAACGTCTGGCCTCACTTTGCTTCGTGCACCGCCGAGAAATCATCGGCGTGGCGCACCTGGCCACCAGTCAATATGACATGACATCTACTCCGGGACTCCAAAAGATGGCTGCGGAACTGAAAACAATAGTCAATTTCAAACTGGCCGCATTCTCACGCCAGAATATCAGTGTCCCCTTGTCGGCTGTGTTCCTGTCCGGCAGCCACCTTGATACGCAGGCCGGTGAGATCCTGCACGGACATTTCTCTGTGGGAATCCGCGAGGTCGTGCTCAACTCAGGCTTTTTCCCCCAACCCGACAAGATGTCAGAGATACCGGCCGGTGATTACGTTGTAGCGCTTGGCCTCACGGTGCTAAAGAAAGATCGAGCCTCTTGATTATCGGTTGCATTGACGAATGGTTTTGTATAGCTTGACAGCTGATTATTACCTATGACGAAAGAAACAGACCACACCAAACTGGCCATATATCCCGGATCATTTGACCCGATTACCTTCGGACATCTGTCTCTGGTAGAGCGGGCCGCCGGCCTGTTTGACCGATTAGTCGTGGCGGTGGCTGCCAGCGCAGGCAAAGAGCCTTTTTTTGACCACCAAACACGCATCCGCCTGGTCGAACAGGCCATTGCGGATCAGCCCTACGCCGCTGTAGTGAATGTGATCGGATTCGACGGCCTGCTGGCCGATCTGGCCTTCCGGATGAAGGCCGCTGCCATCGTGCGAGGCCTGAGAGCCGTATCTGATTTTGAAAATGAGTTTCAGATGGCCCTGATGAACCGAAAACTGGCCCGCTCGGTTGAGACAGTGTTTTTGATGCCTGCCCTGTCCTGGGTCTATCTATCGTCAACAATGGTGAAGGACGTAGCGGTGCACGGCGGCGACGTCGGTGAGTTGGTACCGCCGACAACCAACCAGGAGATATTGAAAAAGTTTCCAAAAGCGAAGGCGTGACAAACCTGCAACCCCGAAATGGATCACCCGACCGAATGACCGACAAAACCACACAGCCAGACCCAAACGAAGCCGCGCCGGAACAAATCCAGATTCCGCTATTGGAACTGATCAAAACCAGACGGCAAAAGGTTACCGAACTGTCCGCGGCGGGAATAAATCTCTACCCCTACCGTTACGAGCGTAGCCATCATATCAAGGAATTACTTGACCAGTTCGACCAATTGGCCACAGATGAAACGGCGGTGCGGCTGGCCGGACGGGTGATGCTCAAACGTAAGATGGGTAAGTCCATCTTTGCTGATGTGCGCGACAGCACCGAACGGCTACAAGTATACGTCAAGCTGAACAACGTCGGGCAAGAGCAGTTTGACCTTTTTGACACCCTTGACCTCGGCGATATTCTTGGCTGCGAAGGAAGCCTCTTTACTACCCGGACAGGTGAGCGTACACTGAAGGTTACCACCTTCGAAATCCTGACCAAGACTCTTCATCCCCTGCCTGACAAGCATGCCGGTCTGACCGATGTTGAGACACGCAGTCGACGACGATACGCCGATCTGATCGCAAATCCGGAAGTACGAGACGATTTTGCCAAACGCAGTCGTATTGTCCGGATCATCCGTGACTTTCTCAACAGCGAGTCCTTCCTCGAAGTGGAGACACCTATCCTGCAACCACTATACGGCGGCGGGATGGCCCTGCCGTTCAAGACTCATCATAACCGGCTCGATCGTGACTTGTATCTGCGCATTGCCGACGAACTCTATCTCAAACGATTGATCGTCGGCGGATTCGACAAAGTCTGGGAGTTTTGCAAGGACTTTCGCAATGAAGGGATCGACCGGCTGCACAATCCCGAGTTTACCATGATCGAGATGTACTGGGCCTA contains the following coding sequences:
- the coaD gene encoding pantetheine-phosphate adenylyltransferase produces the protein MTKETDHTKLAIYPGSFDPITFGHLSLVERAAGLFDRLVVAVAASAGKEPFFDHQTRIRLVEQAIADQPYAAVVNVIGFDGLLADLAFRMKAAAIVRGLRAVSDFENEFQMALMNRKLARSVETVFLMPALSWVYLSSTMVKDVAVHGGDVGELVPPTTNQEILKKFPKAKA
- the lysS gene encoding lysine--tRNA ligase, translated to MTDKTTQPDPNEAAPEQIQIPLLELIKTRRQKVTELSAAGINLYPYRYERSHHIKELLDQFDQLATDETAVRLAGRVMLKRKMGKSIFADVRDSTERLQVYVKLNNVGQEQFDLFDTLDLGDILGCEGSLFTTRTGERTLKVTTFEILTKTLHPLPDKHAGLTDVETRSRRRYADLIANPEVRDDFAKRSRIVRIIRDFLNSESFLEVETPILQPLYGGGMALPFKTHHNRLDRDLYLRIADELYLKRLIVGGFDKVWEFCKDFRNEGIDRLHNPEFTMIEMYWAYADYHDMAKLFEQMLRRVVFELHGRYKIPYGDNEIDFEPKFKWISMIDSITEQTGVDFYPMSFDEATTAAKNLGVEGEELINRGKVIEAVWEAKVEPCLIQPTFIVDFPVEISPLAKKHREKAGLTERFELFISGLEMGNAFSELNDPVDQLQRFMQQGKALEAGDEEAQILDDDFITALMYGMPPTAGLGFGIDRLVMLLTNKHNIRDVLLFPQMKDMKEGSVPVSKILAQVVEEEETDGPG